From the Calonectris borealis chromosome 12, bCalBor7.hap1.2, whole genome shotgun sequence genome, one window contains:
- the SLC38A7 gene encoding sodium-coupled neutral amino acid transporter 7, giving the protein MAQGTGSINSDYKDWEWSADAGERARLLQSPSVETVPKSGDSQGNGLGATSALGAVFIVVNAALGAGLLNFPAAFSMAGGVAAGIALQMCMLIFIIGGLVILAYCSQASNERTYQEVVWAVCGKVPGVLCEVAIAVYTFGTCIAFLIIIGDQEDKIIAALVTEPEEAGSSRWYTDRKFTISITAFLLILPLSIPKEIGFQKYASSLSVIGTWYVTAVIIIKYIWPDKELVPVEIPTSPSTWTAVFNAVPTICFGFQCHVSSVPVFNSMKQPEVKTWGAVVTAAMVIALFVYTGTGVCGFLTFGAGVEQDVLLSYPSNDIPVALARAFIILCVLTSYPILHFCGRAVLEGLWLRYTGVTVEEDVVRERRRRLLQTISWFLLTLLLALFIPDIGKVISVIGGLAACFIFVFPGLCLIQAKLSEIQETRAISWWAQVSYGVFMVTLGAFIFGQTTANAIFVDLTA; this is encoded by the exons ATGGCTCAGGGCACCGGGAGCATCAACAGCGACTACAAGGACTGGGAGTGGAGCGCTGATGCCGGGGAACGGGCCAGGCTTCTGCAGAGCCCCAGCGTGGAGACGGTGCCGAAGAGCGGAGATAGCCAAGGAAACGGTCTGGGGGCCACGTCGGCTCTGGGAGCCGTCTTCATCGTGGTCAACGCTGCCCTCGGGGCTGGGCTGCTCAACTTCCCTGCTGCCTTCAGCATGGCCGGCGGCGTGGCTGCGGGCATCGCGCTGCAGATG TGCATGCTGATCTTCATCATCGGAGGCTTGGTCATCCTGGCGTACTGCTCGCAGGCCAGCAACGAGCGGACCTACCAGGAGGTTGTGTGGGCCGTCTGCGGGAAGGTGCCGGGCGTGCTGTGCGAGGTGGCCATCGCCGTCTACACCTTTGGCACCTGCATCGCTTTCCTCATCATCATCGGAGACCAGGAGGACAAGA TCATTGCTGCTCTGGTGACGGAGCCCGAGGAAGCTGGGAGCAGCCGCTGGTACACAGACCGCAAGTTCACCATCAGCATCACCGCCTTTCTCCTCATCCTGCCCCTCTCCATCCCCAAGGAGATCGGCTTCCAAAAATACGCCAG CTCCCTAAGTGTGATAGGCACGTGGTACGTCACAGCAGTCATTATCATCAAGTACATCTGGCCCGACAAGGAGCTGGTGCCTGTGGAGATCCCCACCAG CCCCTCCACTTGGACGGCCGTCTTCAACGCCGTGCCCACCATCTGCTTCGGGTTCCAG TGCCACGTGAGCAGCGTGCCCGTCTTTAACAGCATGAAGCAGCCGGAGGTGAAGACCTGGGGGGCGGTGGTGACAGCGGCCATGGTGATTGCTCTCTTCGTCTACACGGGCACTG GCGTCTGCGGCTTCCTGACCTTTGGAGCCGGCGTGGAGCAGGACGTCTTGCTGTCCTACCCCTCCAACGACATCCCCGTTGCCCTCGCCCGGGCCTTCATCATCCTCTGCGTGCTGACGTCCTACCCCATCCTGCACTTCTGCGGCCG GGCTGTCTTGGAGGGTCTCTGGCTCCGCTACACCGGGGTGACGGTGGAGGAGGACGTGGTTCGGGAACGGAGGAGGCGCCTGCTTCAGACCATCAGCTGGTTCCTCCTGACCCTCCTCCTGGCTCTCTTCATCCCCGACATCGGCAAAGTCATCTCTGTCATTGGGGGCTTGGCCGCCTGCTTCATCTTCGTCTTCCCAG GGCTTTGCCTGATTCAAGCCAAGCTTTCCGAGATCCAAGAAACCAGGGCAATCAG CTGGTGGGCCCAGGTCAGCTACGGGGTGTTCATGGTCACCCTCGGAGCCTTCATCTTTGGACAGACCACTGCCAACGCCATCTTCGTGGATCTCACAGCCTGA